A region from the Geotoga petraea genome encodes:
- a CDS encoding ABC transporter ATP-binding protein translates to MSEDQKKRPQQQSQGSGPAMMRGGEKPKNFGKSFRKLLNYISEYKIPIIIVFVFAAGSAALMIFGPKILGNVTTEIFEGLMEKIAGTGNGIDFGKVANTLLMLLGLYSVSALFSYVQGWIMSGISMKITYKFRRQISEKMNRMPFKYFDNTNQGEVLSRVTNDVDLLSQSMNQSLTQLITAITTIIGVLIMMLTISWRMTLIALGIIPISIFLIALIVRYSQKFFKQQQDYLGNVNGHVEEMYGGHVVMKAFNGEKDSVEKFEVLNKKLYGAAWKSQFFAGLMMPIMRWVGNLGYVGVSIMGGFLAAQRMISVGDIQAFIQYVRQFTQPIAQVANISNILQQTIAAAERIFEFLEEEEEPVETTNPINPEKLKGEVEFKDVHFGYDEDKIIINDFSAKAKPGQKIAIVGPTGAGKTTMVKLLMRFYDVNSGEILIDGYNIQDFTRHDLRAQFGMVLQDTWLYNENIRENIRYGNLNASDEEVYEAARAAYVETFVHALPEGYDLVLNEEITNISQGQKQLITIARAFLKNPKMLILDEATSSVDTRTELQIQKAMDKLMEGRTSFIIAHRLSTIKNADLILVMNHGDIVEQGNHEELLEKDGFYADLYKSQFEDPMTV, encoded by the coding sequence ATGAGCGAAGATCAAAAAAAACGTCCTCAACAACAAAGTCAGGGTTCTGGTCCTGCGATGATGAGAGGTGGAGAAAAACCTAAAAACTTTGGGAAGTCTTTCAGAAAATTGTTGAATTATATTAGTGAATATAAAATTCCTATTATAATAGTGTTTGTTTTTGCCGCTGGTTCAGCTGCGCTGATGATTTTTGGCCCAAAAATACTCGGTAACGTAACTACAGAAATATTTGAAGGTCTTATGGAAAAAATAGCCGGTACCGGAAATGGTATAGACTTTGGAAAAGTTGCTAATACATTGTTGATGCTTTTAGGTCTTTATTCTGTCAGTGCATTGTTTAGCTATGTTCAAGGTTGGATTATGTCAGGTATTTCTATGAAAATCACCTATAAATTCAGAAGGCAGATTTCTGAAAAGATGAATAGGATGCCTTTCAAATATTTTGACAATACAAATCAAGGTGAAGTTTTATCCAGAGTTACCAACGATGTCGACCTCCTCAGTCAGTCTATGAACCAAAGTTTGACTCAACTCATAACAGCAATTACCACTATTATAGGTGTTTTGATAATGATGTTGACTATAAGTTGGAGAATGACTCTTATAGCGCTTGGAATAATACCAATATCTATATTTTTAATAGCCTTAATAGTTAGATATTCCCAAAAGTTTTTCAAACAACAACAGGATTACCTGGGAAACGTGAACGGGCATGTTGAAGAAATGTACGGCGGTCACGTTGTTATGAAAGCTTTTAACGGTGAAAAAGATAGTGTTGAAAAATTTGAAGTATTAAACAAGAAACTTTACGGTGCTGCTTGGAAATCACAGTTTTTCGCTGGCCTTATGATGCCTATTATGAGATGGGTTGGTAACTTGGGATACGTTGGTGTAAGTATAATGGGTGGTTTTTTGGCTGCACAGAGAATGATCTCAGTTGGAGATATTCAAGCTTTTATCCAATATGTGAGACAGTTTACACAGCCAATTGCACAAGTTGCAAACATATCCAATATACTTCAACAAACAATCGCTGCTGCAGAAAGAATCTTTGAATTTTTAGAAGAAGAAGAAGAACCTGTTGAAACAACAAATCCAATTAATCCAGAAAAATTAAAAGGTGAAGTAGAATTCAAAGACGTTCACTTTGGTTATGATGAAGACAAAATTATAATAAACGATTTTTCTGCAAAAGCTAAACCAGGACAAAAAATAGCAATAGTAGGACCAACCGGTGCAGGAAAGACTACTATGGTTAAATTGTTGATGAGGTTCTATGATGTGAATTCTGGAGAAATATTAATCGATGGATACAACATACAAGATTTCACAAGGCATGATTTAAGAGCCCAATTTGGAATGGTTTTACAAGATACTTGGTTGTACAACGAAAACATAAGAGAAAACATCAGGTACGGAAACTTGAACGCATCTGACGAAGAAGTTTATGAAGCTGCGAGAGCAGCTTATGTTGAAACCTTTGTTCACGCTCTTCCAGAAGGATATGATTTGGTGTTAAACGAGGAAATAACCAATATTTCTCAAGGACAAAAACAGCTTATAACCATTGCAAGAGCTTTTCTTAAAAATCCAAAAATGCTCATTCTCGATGAAGCCACAAGTTCTGTAGATACAAGGACAGAGCTACAAATCCAAAAAGCTATGGACAAGCTAATGGAAGGAAGAACAAGCTTTATTATTGCACATAGGTTATCCACAATTAAGAATGCTGATTTAATACTTGTCATGAACCATGGTGATATTGTAGAACAGGGAAATCACGAAGAGCTTCTTGAAAAAGACGGTTTCTACGCAGATTTATATAAAAGTCAATTTGAAGATCCAATGACTGTTTAA